From a single Sphaeramia orbicularis chromosome 4, fSphaOr1.1, whole genome shotgun sequence genomic region:
- the mpl gene encoding thrombopoietin receptor isoform X3, whose protein sequence is MYQTTMILMCRLKILICSWTLVVFMSGINCLDGHGDHLSMEDVLLLKHEPDPKCFTQLQNGWERDFTCFFESPDNRTYDFFYTARYSRRKCNTSVQRTREGTFLHICSFPRSEIMLFVDILLNVVDRNSSAILFNRKVYVEDNILLHQPISESLNQNGHAGQLQISWRVNTQCRYEMYYKIQYMSKSIGVKTKQGEGKSNETLVDLVPGEEVEAQVSVKCANAEDAGHWSRWSNSVKATVPQTADDISLMCYTSDLYNITCQWDGSRYSVQTQYKLFYKMALSDALGWTQWTECLPGRDMTDLCCFHGDISKKVKVKLTSSPPPHSRTFYSEEFDLAHNRKAKMCMNWEAPLPSLSDHLLYELSYKRGVQEWMTVSLKKNATCTEVPSGSQISFKVRAKPDGDVFSGHWSEWTDMFTKDAPTDISTLLIQCSPVMLLVIAVIIFYLFFTYFRKLKQIFWPPVPNLDKVLQDFLMDINVQKWDPPITAKQCFEEITSSIVEVTSKEEDSQSEMSSEVLTELLSTPETLLSSGEQVDGGLTTETEIFPDYVTLNRDNEILSPKENNYVYKQVEEKEGPEVKDEVLTMTSHCSCTDESLCIDPCLCPVFLNHSYLPLTTDHIDCKVNDSRGTGNIYTNLPCS, encoded by the exons ATGTATCAGACTACCATGATTTTGATGTGTAGGTTGAAGATCCTCATTTGTTCATGGACTCTGGTGGTCTTTATGTCTGGGATAAACTGCCTGGATGGACATGGCGATCATCTGTCAATGGAAG ATGTTTTGCTCCTGAAGCATGAACCGGATCCTAAATGCTTCACCCAGTTACAGAATGGATGGGAAAGGGATTTTACCTGCTTCTTTGAGTCTCCAGACAACAGGACTTATGATTTCTTCTACACAGCCCGGTA CTCACGCAGAAAGTGCAATACATCTGTCCAGAGAACAAGAGAGGGAACCTTCCTACACATCTGCTCCTTTCCTCGTTCAGAGATTATGCTGTTTGTGGACATACTACTTAATGTGGTGGATCGCAACAGCAGTGCCATCCTCTTCAATCGGAAGGTCTATGTGGAGGACAaca TTCTTCTGCATCAACCCATCAGTGAGTCATTAAACCAAAATGGCCATGCGGGACAGCTTCAGATCTCATGGCGTGTCAACACTCAGTGTAGATACGAGATGTACTATAAAATTCAATACATGTCCAAGAGTATAGGAGTGAAGACAAAACAG GGAGAGGGGAAATCGAATGAAACCTTGGTGGATTTGGTGCCAGGGGAGGAGGTTGAGGCTCAGGTCTCTGTCAAATGTGCAAACGCAGAAGATGCTGGACACTGGAGCCGCTGGTCAAACTCTGTTAAAGCCACAGTTCCACAAACTGCAG ATGATATTTCACTCATGTGCTACACCTCTGACTTGTACAATATCACCTGTCAGTGGGATGGGAGCAGATACAGTGTGCAAACACAGTACAAACTGTTCTACAAGATGGCTCTAAG TGATGCTTTGGGATGGACACAATGGACAGAATGTTTGCCTGGAAGGGATATGACTGACCTGTGCTGTTTCCATGGAGACATATCTAAAAAAGTCAAGGTCAAGCTGACCAGCTCTCCACCTCCACACAGCAGAACCTTTTATTCTGAAGAGTTTGACCTTGCACACAACA GAAAGGCAAAGATGTGCATGAACTGGGaagctcctcttccttctctgtCGGATCACCTGCTGTATGAACTCAGCTATAAGAGAGGAGTTCAAGAATGGATG ACAGTGTCCTTAAAGAAGAACGCCACCTGCACTGAGGTTCCATCAGGCAGCCAGATCAGCTTTAAGGTCAGAGCTAAACCTGATGGGGATGTTTTCTCGGGCCATTGGAGTGAATGGACAGATATGTTCACTAAAGACGCCCCCACTGACATAA GCACATTGCTCATCCAGTGTAGTCCAGTCATGTTGCTGGTAATTGCTGTCATCATCTTCTACCTGTTCTTCACATACTTCAG gAAATTGAAGCAGATTTTTTGGCCACCGGTGCCCAATTTGGACAAAGTCCTGCAAGATTTCCTCATGGACATCAATGTGCAGAAATGG GATCCTCCCATCACAGCAAAGCAGTGCTTTGAGGAAATCACATCGTCTATAGTGGAGGTCACATCTAAAGAAGAGGATTCACAATCAGAGATGTCATCAGAGGTATTGACTGAGCTCCTCTCGACACCAGAGACACTATTATCCAGTGGAGAACAGGTAGATGGAGGTTTGACAACGGAGACGGAAATCTTCCCAGACTACGTGACCCTGAACAGAGACAATGAGATTCTAAGTCCAAAAGAAAACAACTACGTTTACAAGCAGGTTGAGGAGAAGGAAGGTCCAGAGGTGAAGGATGAGGTCTTAACAATGACGTCTCATTGTTCCTGCACTGATGAGTCGCTCTGTATCGACCCTTGCTTATGCCCTGTCTTTCTTAACCATTCTTACTTACCTCTGACTACAGACCATATTGACTGTAAAGTTAATGATTCAAGAGGGACTGGCAACATCTATACCAATCTGCCCTGTAGTTAA
- the mpl gene encoding thrombopoietin receptor isoform X1 — protein sequence MYQTTMILMCRLKILICSWTLVVFMSGINCLDGHGDHLSMEDVLLLKHEPDPKCFTQLQNGWERDFTCFFESPDNRTYDFFYTARYSRRKCNTSVQRTREGTFLHICSFPRSEIMLFVDILLNVVDRNSSAILFNRKVYVEDNILLHQPISESLNQNGHAGQLQISWRVNTQCRYEMYYKIQYMSKSIGVKTKQGEGKSNETLVDLVPGEEVEAQVSVKCANAEDAGHWSRWSNSVKATVPQTADDISLMCYTSDLYNITCQWDGSRYSVQTQYKLFYKMALSDALGWTQWTECLPGRDMTDLCCFHGDISKKVKVKLTSSPPPHSRTFYSEEFDLAHNIKTPPPNHVKIVPGKAKMCMNWEAPLPSLSDHLLYELSYKRGVQEWMTVSLKKNATCTEVPSGSQISFKVRAKPDGDVFSGHWSEWTDMFTKDAPTDISTLLIQCSPVMLLVIAVIIFYLFFTYFRKLKQIFWPPVPNLDKVLQDFLMDINVQKWDPPITAKQCFEEITSSIVEVTSKEEDSQSEMSSEVLTELLSTPETLLSSGEQVDGGLTTETEIFPDYVTLNRDNEILSPKENNYVYKQVEEKEGPEVKDEVLTMTSHCSCTDESLCIDPCLCPVFLNHSYLPLTTDHIDCKVNDSRGTGNIYTNLPCS from the exons ATGTATCAGACTACCATGATTTTGATGTGTAGGTTGAAGATCCTCATTTGTTCATGGACTCTGGTGGTCTTTATGTCTGGGATAAACTGCCTGGATGGACATGGCGATCATCTGTCAATGGAAG ATGTTTTGCTCCTGAAGCATGAACCGGATCCTAAATGCTTCACCCAGTTACAGAATGGATGGGAAAGGGATTTTACCTGCTTCTTTGAGTCTCCAGACAACAGGACTTATGATTTCTTCTACACAGCCCGGTA CTCACGCAGAAAGTGCAATACATCTGTCCAGAGAACAAGAGAGGGAACCTTCCTACACATCTGCTCCTTTCCTCGTTCAGAGATTATGCTGTTTGTGGACATACTACTTAATGTGGTGGATCGCAACAGCAGTGCCATCCTCTTCAATCGGAAGGTCTATGTGGAGGACAaca TTCTTCTGCATCAACCCATCAGTGAGTCATTAAACCAAAATGGCCATGCGGGACAGCTTCAGATCTCATGGCGTGTCAACACTCAGTGTAGATACGAGATGTACTATAAAATTCAATACATGTCCAAGAGTATAGGAGTGAAGACAAAACAG GGAGAGGGGAAATCGAATGAAACCTTGGTGGATTTGGTGCCAGGGGAGGAGGTTGAGGCTCAGGTCTCTGTCAAATGTGCAAACGCAGAAGATGCTGGACACTGGAGCCGCTGGTCAAACTCTGTTAAAGCCACAGTTCCACAAACTGCAG ATGATATTTCACTCATGTGCTACACCTCTGACTTGTACAATATCACCTGTCAGTGGGATGGGAGCAGATACAGTGTGCAAACACAGTACAAACTGTTCTACAAGATGGCTCTAAG TGATGCTTTGGGATGGACACAATGGACAGAATGTTTGCCTGGAAGGGATATGACTGACCTGTGCTGTTTCCATGGAGACATATCTAAAAAAGTCAAGGTCAAGCTGACCAGCTCTCCACCTCCACACAGCAGAACCTTTTATTCTGAAGAGTTTGACCTTGCACACAACA ttaaaaCACCCCCACCAAATCATGTAAAAATTGTTCCAGGAAAGGCAAAGATGTGCATGAACTGGGaagctcctcttccttctctgtCGGATCACCTGCTGTATGAACTCAGCTATAAGAGAGGAGTTCAAGAATGGATG ACAGTGTCCTTAAAGAAGAACGCCACCTGCACTGAGGTTCCATCAGGCAGCCAGATCAGCTTTAAGGTCAGAGCTAAACCTGATGGGGATGTTTTCTCGGGCCATTGGAGTGAATGGACAGATATGTTCACTAAAGACGCCCCCACTGACATAA GCACATTGCTCATCCAGTGTAGTCCAGTCATGTTGCTGGTAATTGCTGTCATCATCTTCTACCTGTTCTTCACATACTTCAG gAAATTGAAGCAGATTTTTTGGCCACCGGTGCCCAATTTGGACAAAGTCCTGCAAGATTTCCTCATGGACATCAATGTGCAGAAATGG GATCCTCCCATCACAGCAAAGCAGTGCTTTGAGGAAATCACATCGTCTATAGTGGAGGTCACATCTAAAGAAGAGGATTCACAATCAGAGATGTCATCAGAGGTATTGACTGAGCTCCTCTCGACACCAGAGACACTATTATCCAGTGGAGAACAGGTAGATGGAGGTTTGACAACGGAGACGGAAATCTTCCCAGACTACGTGACCCTGAACAGAGACAATGAGATTCTAAGTCCAAAAGAAAACAACTACGTTTACAAGCAGGTTGAGGAGAAGGAAGGTCCAGAGGTGAAGGATGAGGTCTTAACAATGACGTCTCATTGTTCCTGCACTGATGAGTCGCTCTGTATCGACCCTTGCTTATGCCCTGTCTTTCTTAACCATTCTTACTTACCTCTGACTACAGACCATATTGACTGTAAAGTTAATGATTCAAGAGGGACTGGCAACATCTATACCAATCTGCCCTGTAGTTAA
- the mpl gene encoding thrombopoietin receptor isoform X2, whose amino-acid sequence MYQTTMILMCRLKILICSWTLVVFMSGINCLDGHGDHLSMEDVLLLKHEPDPKCFTQLQNGWERDFTCFFESPDNRTYDFFYTARSRRKCNTSVQRTREGTFLHICSFPRSEIMLFVDILLNVVDRNSSAILFNRKVYVEDNILLHQPISESLNQNGHAGQLQISWRVNTQCRYEMYYKIQYMSKSIGVKTKQGEGKSNETLVDLVPGEEVEAQVSVKCANAEDAGHWSRWSNSVKATVPQTADDISLMCYTSDLYNITCQWDGSRYSVQTQYKLFYKMALSDALGWTQWTECLPGRDMTDLCCFHGDISKKVKVKLTSSPPPHSRTFYSEEFDLAHNIKTPPPNHVKIVPGKAKMCMNWEAPLPSLSDHLLYELSYKRGVQEWMTVSLKKNATCTEVPSGSQISFKVRAKPDGDVFSGHWSEWTDMFTKDAPTDISTLLIQCSPVMLLVIAVIIFYLFFTYFRKLKQIFWPPVPNLDKVLQDFLMDINVQKWDPPITAKQCFEEITSSIVEVTSKEEDSQSEMSSEVLTELLSTPETLLSSGEQVDGGLTTETEIFPDYVTLNRDNEILSPKENNYVYKQVEEKEGPEVKDEVLTMTSHCSCTDESLCIDPCLCPVFLNHSYLPLTTDHIDCKVNDSRGTGNIYTNLPCS is encoded by the exons ATGTATCAGACTACCATGATTTTGATGTGTAGGTTGAAGATCCTCATTTGTTCATGGACTCTGGTGGTCTTTATGTCTGGGATAAACTGCCTGGATGGACATGGCGATCATCTGTCAATGGAAG ATGTTTTGCTCCTGAAGCATGAACCGGATCCTAAATGCTTCACCCAGTTACAGAATGGATGGGAAAGGGATTTTACCTGCTTCTTTGAGTCTCCAGACAACAGGACTTATGATTTCTTCTACACAGCCCG CTCACGCAGAAAGTGCAATACATCTGTCCAGAGAACAAGAGAGGGAACCTTCCTACACATCTGCTCCTTTCCTCGTTCAGAGATTATGCTGTTTGTGGACATACTACTTAATGTGGTGGATCGCAACAGCAGTGCCATCCTCTTCAATCGGAAGGTCTATGTGGAGGACAaca TTCTTCTGCATCAACCCATCAGTGAGTCATTAAACCAAAATGGCCATGCGGGACAGCTTCAGATCTCATGGCGTGTCAACACTCAGTGTAGATACGAGATGTACTATAAAATTCAATACATGTCCAAGAGTATAGGAGTGAAGACAAAACAG GGAGAGGGGAAATCGAATGAAACCTTGGTGGATTTGGTGCCAGGGGAGGAGGTTGAGGCTCAGGTCTCTGTCAAATGTGCAAACGCAGAAGATGCTGGACACTGGAGCCGCTGGTCAAACTCTGTTAAAGCCACAGTTCCACAAACTGCAG ATGATATTTCACTCATGTGCTACACCTCTGACTTGTACAATATCACCTGTCAGTGGGATGGGAGCAGATACAGTGTGCAAACACAGTACAAACTGTTCTACAAGATGGCTCTAAG TGATGCTTTGGGATGGACACAATGGACAGAATGTTTGCCTGGAAGGGATATGACTGACCTGTGCTGTTTCCATGGAGACATATCTAAAAAAGTCAAGGTCAAGCTGACCAGCTCTCCACCTCCACACAGCAGAACCTTTTATTCTGAAGAGTTTGACCTTGCACACAACA ttaaaaCACCCCCACCAAATCATGTAAAAATTGTTCCAGGAAAGGCAAAGATGTGCATGAACTGGGaagctcctcttccttctctgtCGGATCACCTGCTGTATGAACTCAGCTATAAGAGAGGAGTTCAAGAATGGATG ACAGTGTCCTTAAAGAAGAACGCCACCTGCACTGAGGTTCCATCAGGCAGCCAGATCAGCTTTAAGGTCAGAGCTAAACCTGATGGGGATGTTTTCTCGGGCCATTGGAGTGAATGGACAGATATGTTCACTAAAGACGCCCCCACTGACATAA GCACATTGCTCATCCAGTGTAGTCCAGTCATGTTGCTGGTAATTGCTGTCATCATCTTCTACCTGTTCTTCACATACTTCAG gAAATTGAAGCAGATTTTTTGGCCACCGGTGCCCAATTTGGACAAAGTCCTGCAAGATTTCCTCATGGACATCAATGTGCAGAAATGG GATCCTCCCATCACAGCAAAGCAGTGCTTTGAGGAAATCACATCGTCTATAGTGGAGGTCACATCTAAAGAAGAGGATTCACAATCAGAGATGTCATCAGAGGTATTGACTGAGCTCCTCTCGACACCAGAGACACTATTATCCAGTGGAGAACAGGTAGATGGAGGTTTGACAACGGAGACGGAAATCTTCCCAGACTACGTGACCCTGAACAGAGACAATGAGATTCTAAGTCCAAAAGAAAACAACTACGTTTACAAGCAGGTTGAGGAGAAGGAAGGTCCAGAGGTGAAGGATGAGGTCTTAACAATGACGTCTCATTGTTCCTGCACTGATGAGTCGCTCTGTATCGACCCTTGCTTATGCCCTGTCTTTCTTAACCATTCTTACTTACCTCTGACTACAGACCATATTGACTGTAAAGTTAATGATTCAAGAGGGACTGGCAACATCTATACCAATCTGCCCTGTAGTTAA